From one Suicoccus acidiformans genomic stretch:
- a CDS encoding glucosamine-6-phosphate deaminase, whose amino-acid sequence MDIKIFQSAQEATEEAFRLLAAAKEDGATTFGLATGSSPEGLYELLRASDLDFTDAYALNLDEYRGLPADHEQSYAYFMQDKLFKAKPFKETFIPNGMAEDPEEEVARYDQVIKNHPIDFQILGIGPNGHIGFNEPGTSFEVTTHLTDLAPATIQANQRFFESEADVPKQAYTMGIASILNSKQIVLMAFGEAKAQAVKGMIEGSVTEALPASVLQTHENVTVLLDQDSASLLSH is encoded by the coding sequence GGCTAAAGAAGACGGAGCAACAACTTTTGGTTTAGCAACCGGATCAAGTCCTGAAGGACTCTATGAGTTGTTAAGAGCATCTGATTTAGATTTCACAGACGCTTACGCATTGAACTTAGATGAATATAGAGGTCTGCCAGCCGATCACGAGCAAAGCTATGCTTACTTCATGCAGGATAAACTTTTCAAAGCAAAACCATTCAAGGAAACATTTATCCCGAATGGTATGGCTGAAGATCCTGAAGAAGAAGTGGCGCGCTATGATCAAGTCATTAAAAATCATCCCATTGATTTCCAAATTCTGGGTATTGGTCCTAATGGGCACATTGGCTTTAATGAGCCAGGAACATCCTTTGAAGTTACAACACATTTAACAGACCTAGCACCGGCAACCATCCAAGCAAACCAACGCTTCTTTGAATCCGAAGCAGATGTCCCTAAACAAGCTTACACTATGGGTATTGCATCCATCTTAAACAGTAAGCAGATTGTGTTAATGGCATTTGGTGAAGCAAAAGCGCAAGCGGTCAAAGGAATGATTGAAGGATCAGTCACTGAAGCGCTCCCAGCCAGTGTATTACAGACCCATGAGAATGTCACCGTGTTATTAGACCAAGATTCAGCTAGCCTACTCAGTCATTGA
- a CDS encoding helix-turn-helix domain-containing protein — protein sequence MYISNVNSASIKLKSIENETVAVDDEVTIYSENELILLYFNKGASDYIINGDTQKQEMKKRDLVILNPGNALTFIPVRKIEWIKVVLTGVLFTSSLDINSANELFIINDQHSMIRRYLELALIENNHRFRGSDIILRKLLESVMVHILRNSELSIKDSTIQTKNSDIDKVQQYIRENYHEKITLDQLSELVDINKYYLIRLFKQKTGLSPIDYLIHVRLEQAENLLKQTDLTISKISDMVGFHSPSHFSKTFKESNHLTPSQFRKNYRQEIAQSN from the coding sequence ATGTATATCTCAAATGTTAATTCTGCTTCAATTAAATTAAAATCCATTGAAAACGAGACGGTAGCAGTAGACGATGAGGTGACAATTTATTCAGAGAATGAATTGATCCTTTTATACTTTAATAAAGGCGCTAGCGATTATATTATTAATGGTGATACACAAAAGCAGGAAATGAAAAAACGAGATCTAGTCATTCTAAATCCAGGGAACGCTTTAACTTTCATCCCCGTTCGTAAAATTGAATGGATAAAAGTAGTATTAACTGGGGTGTTGTTTACGTCGTCGTTAGATATTAACTCAGCCAATGAGCTATTTATCATCAACGATCAACATAGCATGATTCGTAGATACTTGGAGCTTGCACTCATTGAGAATAATCATCGCTTCAGAGGCTCAGACATTATCTTGAGGAAGCTGCTTGAATCAGTTATGGTACATATCTTGAGGAACAGTGAACTTTCAATTAAGGACTCAACCATTCAGACCAAGAATAGTGATATCGATAAAGTTCAACAGTACATCCGCGAAAACTATCATGAGAAGATTACCTTAGATCAGTTATCCGAATTAGTTGATATTAATAAGTATTATCTTATACGCTTATTTAAGCAGAAAACAGGCTTATCACCCATCGATTATTTAATTCATGTACGTCTTGAGCAGGCCGAGAATTTACTCAAGCAAACTGATTTGACGATTTCTAAAATCTCAGATATGGTTGGCTTTCATTCACCATCACATTTCTCAAAGACCTTTAAAGAAAGTAATCACTTAACTCCATCTCAGTTTCGCAAGAATTACCGTCAAGAGATCGCTCAAAGTAACTAA
- the glmM gene encoding phosphoglucosamine mutase — translation MVKYFGTDGVRGVANQELSPELAFKLGRVGGYVLWQHADLSEGEAPRVLVARDTRISGEMLEHALIAGLLSVGIEVMQLGVISTPAVAYLTRTQGVTAGVMISASHNPVEDNGIKFFGADGYKLSDEQEAEIEALLNQDDELPRPSAQGLGTVDEFPEGTIKYINFLQSTIPDDLSGISVAIDAAHGATSPLVNQLFADLDADFFTMGDRPNGLNINDGVGSTHPEALQNLVVEKGVMVGLAFDGDGDRVIAVDETGALVDGDKIMFIIGKYLNDRGRLKDHTIVSTVMSNLGFHKAGEAEGLNMITTKVGDRYVVEAMREGNYTLGGEQSGHIVLSQYNTTGDGLLVGIQLLSIMKETGKSLSELASDVQIFPQKLVNVRVRDKYTVMDEPEVKEIVDKIEAEMAGDGRILVRPSGTEPLLRVMAEASTDEKVDYYVDEIAEVIRRVRGIE, via the coding sequence ATGGTTAAATATTTTGGAACTGATGGTGTTAGAGGGGTAGCCAATCAGGAATTATCCCCAGAATTAGCTTTTAAATTAGGGCGTGTTGGAGGTTATGTTCTCTGGCAGCATGCAGATTTGTCTGAAGGTGAAGCACCTCGTGTTCTTGTCGCTAGAGACACGCGTATTTCAGGGGAAATGCTTGAACATGCTTTGATTGCTGGTTTATTATCCGTAGGAATCGAAGTGATGCAACTGGGAGTCATTTCAACACCTGCTGTTGCTTATTTAACCCGGACCCAAGGTGTTACAGCGGGCGTGATGATTAGTGCTTCACATAACCCCGTGGAAGATAATGGAATTAAATTCTTCGGGGCAGATGGATATAAGCTGTCAGATGAACAAGAAGCTGAAATTGAAGCACTGTTAAATCAAGATGATGAGCTTCCAAGACCAAGCGCTCAAGGTTTAGGAACCGTCGATGAGTTCCCTGAAGGGACGATAAAGTATATCAATTTCCTCCAATCGACTATTCCTGATGACCTTTCAGGTATTAGCGTCGCAATTGATGCTGCCCATGGGGCAACTTCACCCCTTGTGAACCAACTGTTTGCTGACCTAGATGCTGATTTCTTTACGATGGGTGACCGACCAAATGGGTTAAACATTAATGATGGAGTAGGTTCAACTCATCCAGAGGCCTTACAGAACCTAGTTGTTGAAAAGGGCGTAATGGTTGGTTTGGCTTTTGATGGGGACGGTGACCGCGTTATTGCAGTGGATGAAACGGGTGCACTGGTTGATGGGGATAAAATAATGTTTATCATCGGTAAATACCTCAATGACCGTGGGCGCCTGAAAGACCATACGATTGTCTCAACGGTAATGAGCAATCTTGGCTTCCATAAGGCTGGTGAAGCCGAGGGCTTGAATATGATTACGACCAAAGTAGGCGACCGTTATGTCGTAGAAGCGATGCGTGAAGGTAATTATACTTTAGGTGGCGAGCAGTCTGGCCACATTGTCTTATCCCAATATAATACAACAGGTGATGGCTTACTTGTGGGGATTCAATTGCTGTCTATTATGAAAGAAACCGGCAAGAGTTTGTCAGAGTTAGCTAGCGATGTTCAAATATTCCCTCAGAAGCTAGTTAATGTTCGGGTAAGGGACAAATATACGGTGATGGACGAACCTGAAGTGAAGGAAATTGTCGATAAAATTGAAGCGGAAATGGCAGGTGACGGACGTATTCTTGTGCGTCCAAGTGGAACTGAGCCATTGTTACGAGTGATGGCAGAAGCATCAACCGATGAGAAGGTAGATTACTATGTCGATGAAATTGCTGAAGTAATCCGCCGTGTTCGCGGTATTGAGTAA